In a single window of the Rhodamnia argentea isolate NSW1041297 chromosome 2, ASM2092103v1, whole genome shotgun sequence genome:
- the LOC115748905 gene encoding UPF0307 protein KPN78578_45570: protein MAHLVRPLRQWPRFHRHRHHHHCRHLSPSPLSLSPFGATSHHHHRHPRHSLFPTLVPSSHREVHNRPRGLRFRNSPAPAYDPREGDGSDSGSDSDAKKSRNQKKREARRAVRWGMELASFSNPQIKRILRVASLEQEVLDALMLAKRLGPDIREGKRRQFNYIGKLLREVEPELMDALIEATKDGDHSRLQALSGSEAWVGEDDDDEGDEELEEDHEEVEESSEHASIASRWFDGLISKDIQITNEVYSIHTIDFDRQELRKLVRNVQSIQEQPAATDENEREASIALLGAQKSLTRFLGNLARQLHGSNI from the exons ATGGCTCATCTGGTACGCCCGCTCCGGCAATGGCCAAGGttccaccgccaccgccaccaccaccattgCCGTcatctctccccctctcccttATCTCTTTCGCCCTTTGGAGCAACGtcgcatcatcatcatcgtcatcctcGCCACAGTCTGTTTCCGACGTTGGTCCCTTCATCACACCGCGAAGTCCATAACCGGCCGCGGGGTCTCAGATTCCGGAACTCCCCTGCTCCGGCTTACGATCCCCGAGAAGGTGACGGCAGCGACTCCGGCTCCGACTCCGATGCCAAGAAGAGCCGCAACCAGAAGAAGCGCGAGGCTCGGCGCGCCGTCCGCTGGGGCATGGAGCTCGCTTCCTTCTCCAATCCCCAAATCAAGCGCATCCTCAG GGTGGCTTCTCTGGAGCAAGAGGTGTTGGACGCTCTGATGCTTGCAAAG AGACTGGGGCCGGATATTCGAGAAGGAAAGCGAAGACAGTTCAATTACATTG GGAAGTTGCTGCGAGAAGTTGAACCTGAGTTAATGGATGCTTTAATTGAGGCTACAAAAGATGGTGACCACAGTAGGCTGCAAGCTCTATCTGGCTCGGAGGCTTGGGTTGgcgaagatgatgatgatgaaggagatgaagaattagaagaagaTCACGAGGAAGTGGAGGAG TCCAGTGAGCATGCAAGCATTGCAAGCAGGTGGTTTGACGGTTTAATCAGTAAAGACATTCAAATAACCAATGAAGTTTACTCCATTCACACCATCGATTTTGACCGGCAA GAGCTCCGAAAGCTTGTACGGAATGTGCAGTCGATTCAAGAACAGCCAGCCGCTACTGATGAAAACGAGAGAGAAGCTAGCATAGCGCTGCTAGGGGCTCAGAAGTCCCTTACCCGTTTCCTGGGAAACCTCGCGAGGCAATTACATGGTAGCAATATATGA